One region of Polaribacter pectinis genomic DNA includes:
- a CDS encoding ABC transporter substrate-binding protein, with the protein MKKNIQNSFLLLLLFISFSCKKEVIKIDNKTQLASTIKYAKGFDIGEENGMKKLIIKSAYKGSKDVFEYLIEEKLAEKNDSKKNVIQVPIDKIVVTSTTHIPMVELLNEETSIVGFPYSKYVSSEKTRVLIEEGKITEIGKENSLNTEILLDLQPELVVGYSVSSADKSLSTLQKAGINVIYNGDWLEETPLGRAEWIKFFGVLFDNEKQADSIFKVIENNYLEAKQIALKSTKKPTILSGAIMSKDIWNLPAGDSFVATFLKDANLNYLWGNSEGKGSLSLSFESVFDKGQKADFWIAPGYFSSKEQLLKSNELYARFSSFKNDEIYTPSTKKGKTGGVIYYELAPTRPDLVLKDIIKITNPELLPNYQLTFFEKMQ; encoded by the coding sequence ATGAAAAAAAATATCCAAAACTCATTTTTGTTATTACTTTTATTTATCTCTTTTTCTTGTAAGAAAGAAGTTATAAAAATTGATAATAAAACTCAACTTGCAAGCACTATTAAATATGCAAAAGGCTTTGATATTGGTGAAGAAAATGGAATGAAAAAGTTGATAATTAAATCTGCTTACAAAGGATCTAAAGATGTTTTTGAATACCTTATTGAAGAAAAATTAGCAGAAAAAAATGATTCTAAAAAGAATGTTATTCAAGTTCCAATTGATAAAATTGTAGTTACTTCTACTACCCATATTCCAATGGTAGAATTATTAAATGAAGAAACTTCTATTGTTGGTTTTCCATATTCTAAATATGTTTCGTCAGAAAAAACGAGGGTTTTAATTGAAGAAGGGAAAATTACAGAAATAGGGAAAGAGAATTCTTTAAACACAGAAATATTATTAGACTTACAACCAGAATTGGTAGTTGGTTATAGTGTTTCTTCCGCTGATAAATCTTTATCTACATTACAAAAAGCAGGAATAAATGTAATTTATAATGGAGATTGGTTAGAAGAAACGCCTTTAGGAAGAGCAGAATGGATTAAATTTTTCGGTGTTTTATTTGATAATGAAAAACAAGCAGATAGTATTTTTAAAGTAATTGAAAATAATTATTTAGAGGCGAAACAAATCGCTTTAAAATCAACAAAAAAACCTACAATTTTATCTGGTGCAATTATGAGTAAAGATATTTGGAATTTACCTGCTGGAGATAGTTTTGTAGCTACTTTTTTAAAAGATGCAAACCTTAATTATTTATGGGGAAATTCCGAAGGAAAAGGAAGTTTATCTTTAAGTTTCGAAAGCGTTTTTGATAAAGGACAAAAAGCAGATTTTTGGATTGCTCCAGGTTATTTTTCATCGAAAGAGCAACTCTTAAAAAGCAATGAATTGTATGCTAGATTTTCGTCATTTAAAAATGATGAAATTTATACGCCTTCTACCAAAAAAGGAAAAACTGGTGGTGTTATTTATTACGAATTAGCGCCAACAAGACCAGATTTGGTTTTAAAGGATAT